Part of the Ptiloglossa arizonensis isolate GNS036 chromosome 7, iyPtiAriz1_principal, whole genome shotgun sequence genome, CTTCTTAACCATTTGTACCAGTATTTAATCGAAGTATATGACACGCGTTGGAGGGAGATCTGTatttctatcaaaattttataaaaactatATGTCTTGAATATTGCTATACGGATAGCAGTAATAATTCTCTAAAAATGCattaaaagaaacgatacaGTAACATTGTAATGTATGTACAAACTAATAAGAAGACACGCTATGCACATCTTTCCAGTGTACATGGTTAAGCTAATTAAGAAAATGCAAATTACACGTGTACCCTTTAAATTATTAGGAAATACGATACCAACATTTGAAAGTTCAAAATAAAGAAGAGGATACATAGTAAATATTTGATACATAATTGGAAAACATGTTCAAATAACATTAGATAAAGTATCAAATGCGTAGATAGACTTTGATTCGTTTAGATCGATTGCATTTATGTTCATAgctaaatgaaatttcaaatataaatatttaagatactgttaaaagaattaaaaacttaaacaataaaatcattgattcaaaatttgaaatcaTTATATTGGATAATATCCAAATCTAAATATTTGCTCTAGATAAATTGgttcaaataaatttatacttttatttttgcaaataaattaatacttccaAATACTTGTTCAGAAATTTGATGAATAAATGATACAGTATTTTATTCCAATTATGATAGGTAAACCTTGGACATTATAATCAATTATTTACTATTTTAGGTTTGAAAGGTACATTTTATCCAGCTTTGATTATGCTTCTACGAATACGAGGATAaaggtaaaaaatttattgGACAGTCATCAGATACAAATATTAAAGCAATGGTCATAATCTAATATTACAGATTTCTATAAATTCGCAGGGTAAACGATCTGTAACGCAGTGATATGTCTTGTCTAGATTCCTGTAATGAAAGAGAAGAAGGTGGCGTCGACGTATCGCGAACACAAAGTCGATAACTCGGTAAAGCCGGTAGTTACTTTGGGCAGTGTGTCGCTCGTTACATGAGACCCCACAGTTAAGCGCTTGTATACTTACGAATGTGTGAGTGACGCTCTCAAATACGAGTGAAAATTGAAGAGTGGGgagggagaaagagacagaATCCACGCAGTGAGATAAACTAGATTCCTATTTTTCGATAAGCTTTCAATATACGTACGAGAGACAGGCAACTGGTATTTCTCTAACTTAActctataatatatttattattctaaacgCTCGAACTCACCTCTAAATTAACGCAGGCCATTATTCGAAGAGATAAGGGGATAGTTTCGTCGACGTAAATCGGCACCATCTCCTCCTCCTTTGCCAAGCACAGTCGGCACAGCTCGTTCACATGAATGATTACATTGCTCGAGCTTTCGCCTTTTTTCCTACTGTACGTTTTCATTTTAACGCGTGCTTTGCTTGTTTAGAACTCGTTGCTAATATATTTTGCCCTTGGCGTCGAGGAGAAACGTAGTTTTCTCTGGAAAACTGTAGAGAGCGGGACTCGGTCACACACAACGGAATCTATAATGGCGGCGGCGAAGGTGGCGACGGCGGTTGGCCAATGGCGGACGTGCGGCGCTGCAGTTCAGCAAAGATGGAGGCTATAATCTTTCCACGCGCGCAAAAGAGAAAGACGGTCAGGTACGAAAGAGAGGAAACATCAGTGAGGGTCTTCGTCATCGTAAAGTCGGTAAGGCCGGTAACTATTATTGATTTTCCATTCTTCCCAACGGCGGGAAACGGTCTTCCAACCGCTACTATTGCGGCTCATTCGAATTCTCTTGTGCTCAATTCTGTCAAACAGTGTTCTGCATCAGTTTCcttacattttattattaatttcaggTGATACCAATCGCATTAGGAATGACGGAGAATGCatcgattcaatattttcgtgATAATGGCCGCAGAAATCAATTTTCGCAATGGACTTTACTCCAAGTGCCGTTTTTGCGAAGTATCGACCGTTCGGAAAGATATTGTGCAACGACAAGTATGTTCGATAACGTTTTCATTACGAATTTGTTACGAATAAcacgatgaaatatttttatagaggAAATTGTTATGATCGACTGTGTTAGTGGTGTCGCAGTTGTTGCACGAACTACTGGCTGTGTATGTAATGTGTACAGTAATGTGACATTAATATTTCGGTTATCCGACTCTCTTGGTAAGAAACTCAGTGTTACGCGAATTCTgatacttatttattttataatgtttTAATACGACTTGCGTATAACATTTATATAATTGTTCGTATAATATAGATTTCTTTGAtacgtacacacacatatagGGTGAAATGTTAATACATGTAGGATTATTGTATATGCTTATATACAGTTAccattggaaataaaaaattataaaatataattttaaaagtattcTAACGAACTCTGTTGGCGATTGATCAACGATAAAATCAtatgtttattatttcattaaataataaCATTCTTACCATTGCaagtagaaattttcattttcttttgacTCTAACGTTTCAATGTCTTTTCTTCGTGACACTTGGAACGTTTTATAGTGACAAACGTAGTAcatgttttatttatattaattcatttcttttttttcgaaggTAAAGGAGTTACGAGTGAGAATGTCATGTTGTGCAATATTCTTGGGAAACAGTTTTTGCAAATGCAAATAAATTAGATTAAGATAAGATAGATTGAGCGATAAAGGGAATTAACTTTTTAATAGGAATTTATTTTGAATTCATCTATTACACTCTTACGTGTATTGGCACGTATTCTCTGCGTGATCGGTACAATTGTGTCGGTATTGTTATCGTTGCAATTAAGTACGAGATTCGAGAAGTTACGCACAATCCAAGTCCTACCAAACGTTCGACGATTACGCAAAAAATGTTATCTGGCGTAACTTTCAGAgcgtgaaattttctaaaaatatcaTCGTGGAAGTGTATAAGATATCTAAAAATAAATCCTTCGTTTTCACGGTGATTTAAATACGAAGTATACGCGTGAATACCTTACACCGCGGCGTCGGCCACCGAATCTCCGCCAATCGTTGGGAAAGGAAACGatggtgaaaaaaaaaggaaacaaggaAACGAGCGATATTATTCGATCTTGGCCGATCAACGCCGAGAGAAcatcattttcaaaaatacacgGATTCATAGGCGTGTACCATTCCAAAGAAAACGGATTATTCTTGTGTCACGGTCGAGCATGCGGCAATCAACGTTGGAGGGTggtcaacaattttcaaaaagagAATTTCAGGAAACGCAAATCGGTTTCCCACGTTTGCCAGGAGAGCTGACGGATCCGTCGAGATTGGCGGAGGGTGGGGGGTCGAAAATAACTAAGCAAGCCAGAGGAGGAAAGGAGAGCCGATTCGATGGTTCTTCCGATAGGGAGGGGGTGGTTCTCTCTCGATGGTACTCCGGTGCTTTCGCTTTTCCGAGTCCAGTGTGTTTCGCCACCCGAGAAACCCGCGTGCCTTGCGTTCTAACGCTAAGGTAGGTGCCCGTGGTTGTGATCCTCGTGTTTTCCCACTCACGTTCCGCGAATCCGCAATCGACTTCCGCCGAGTGTCGTAAGGGATGATTCGCGCTGCCGCGGAACGGTGCGAAcgacgaaaaaaggaaaaaaaaaaagcaaaaaaaaaaattattcgcaatcgtGGCTGGGTCGATGTCTACACGGATTAGGGGTGGAAACGCGTAAGGCGGGaataagaaagtaacggaggacgCAATGTGGTCGAATATCACTTTCGACACAATTCACAACTTTATTTCGACACTGTTTCGAAAGTACCTCTTTACGTACCTCGTTGTTACGTACATATTTTGACACGttgaaattcgattatttctgtCGCTAACGAACGCACGATCCGAAGggaaatgtatgtatgtatgtgaatTCAAGATTGATAAAATTTCGTCGTTCCGGGCTCCGTTTCAGTCCAATATCTCAGGGAAACGCATTTCGTGTCAGGACTTGTCGCAATTTGCAAcgcgtgaaataaaatattttcggtTATGACGATGATGAATCAGTCCCGCGTCCACGGAGTAAGAATTACAATCGGACGATTCTGGGTGACATCGAAGACAGAATATTGCTCGCGCGTATTTTATACGCTCAACAGGTTTACACGCTTCTCGCGTACTTAACCCGCTTCTCGTACTTTGTGTCCATTGAGATAAGAACATTGGAAATGTTTGTGCATATGCATTGATAGTATATGGTAAGACGGTAAACACATATGCAAAATATGTTTCgcgaatatatttcaaaaattgatagaataattaattaatattttattttatacaaatttacacAGTCTGGTTACGTTACTGTTCACATACTCCATAAGCGTTGTATAAAATCCGCAATCTGATAATAACTCGTCGTGCTCGTTGGATAAAGTATAAACGTTCCGTACCGTTTCTGTTCGTTTTATCCGAACGGATCGTTTATTATCGTACAATCTggagaatattcaaatatttgtattaaGAGAATAAGAAGTGTGCTTTTCATCTGTTTCTTTAACGTAGTTACATTTTGACGTTCCGTATCCCCGAAGGTATGCATCGAATCGAAGAACATTTGTTTTTCTTCCGGGTTatgctttattttttttttttttttgcgaatacATCGTTCCTCGGCTGAGCTCCACTTccgctaaaaaaaaaagaaccgttaGTAACGAAATTCTCCAGATGTAGCAGCAAGTGCGTATTCGGTGAGGTACAATACGATTGACTATCAAAGCGATCGTTGGTAACAGTGTCGTTCCGAACGATTATCGACCACTTCGACCATTAGCAACGTTATCCGCGTTAGACGATCGACTCGGAACCGAGCAATGTTTTATATTCCTATTTACCGATATTAAATCGCACGACACCTATACTTACTCTCAGAAACCACGATCTCCCGGTTCTTGTTACTTCTTTCCCAGTAACGAAAAAAGTCGGTACTAAATTGATCGCGCTGCGGTAGTAAATCAAATTTCAACATCGTCCGACAATattatttcgagtatcggacgacAGTATAGACGTACGATATTACCCGACACTTGAAAAAGCCCGTCACAACATAAATCCTAGCCAAAAGTTTTTACGCTCGGCGTCATTGTAGCAATAAGCATTAAAATAGATCTACAACTATATACGAGTCATGCGAGCCACGCTTGTTTAGAAAACAAGGGCAAACTTCCAGTTAGCTGTAAGGATTTATCCGTCATCGTGTTGTCAGAATGTACGAAGCGTAGGTACGAAAATATCGACgcgcaggaacgaagaagcgATCGGGAAATTACGAAATTGCGTCACTTTGTACAGTGTGTGAAAGAAGTATTTCTTACAGCgattaatttcaacgaaaagaTCGTATCGTGTGTTTATTTAGTAAAGTCATCGtggaaaatcgttgaaaaaataccatgtaaacgaaatgaaaatactTGTAAAAAATTTACCTACTGACAGAAACGGATTCGTAACAGTTGTACATTTCGAAAGGAAAGTGTATATATCTTAAATTCCTACATTAAAAACCCGCAATCGTAAATACTTGATACTCGATAAGGTTGTTTCCTTTTGACTTTACGAATGCCGTAAGCACTGAAAGTGATATCGATCCGTTGCTTCGAAACagcttttttacaatttttatttctttaattaacgTTGTTCAACGTGTAACGATTTTTACGccatatatattaaatttatattctcttcgttgcgaaatatttaatcttataattcaaattttaattcaaggAGTAAttagataaaaaattgtttctttattattcgttattcgaaacttttatcttttTCCCCGGTGTAGGTGTTGTTTAAAGTCTACATTCTTGAATTATAGACGATGTATGTTGTCCATTTTTACTGTATTAGAGATAGGATGGATTTTCTAAATGTCAATGTACGTGCAACGATTCATTGGACTTTACCAatcgaacgtaatatttcaatacaaTATGCATTTACACAACTACGAACAAGCACAAAACTATTACCGTGTTTTATCGTTGGTTGCAGGTTTTCGACGTTTGTCTTTTGCTTTTTCTTACATCTGCACCGTATACCATAGTACATACCTATTTAACTCGGATAATGAATTAAAACTATTTGGTGCGTAAATTTAAAGTATCGTACGCGTACAAGGGGATTGCGTATGGTGTTATGGCAGGTCCTGATCGTTCAACAGCTATTTCCTTGGGCGCGAAAAGGATACATGTATGTTGTATCCGCCCTGTATGTATTTGCCCGAAGAGATAGCCCGCGAACGAATAGGAACCGCCATAACTTTGGACGCAACCTCTTCGCGCACGTACTATACAATGTGTATCGGAATCAAAGATATTTGCTCGGTTCCACTATCCAATTggtgtatttatgtatataatctttctttatttaaataatactttttacCATTCTACTGTGAAACCCTCGAGCTCCATCGAAATTTACGTATACTGCTACTCGATCTACTAACGTTGCTTTCAAAATTCTTCtaaaatttttatcgcgtttatttttagatttttaatAATCGTTCGTATAATAACTTATCCGTTGTATTTGTCAATTTTCCATGAACATCTACTTCTTGAATTATTTATGAATTCTATTTCGGATCAATACTTGTCACATATCCCTCGTTGTATCAAtaatttgataataatttttctttcttctacgtTAGTCTATGTAGCTTTCTCACCTACATGCCTGTATATCGCTTGACTAACCGTTGATTCGAACACTACCGATGTTGATAATACTTTTGAACAAATTGATACCATTTGGGTAttgctcgaaattaattataccaCATTGAATCAGTTACCAATATTTATTGgtttatttttgcaaaattgagaaatttttgttcataTTTTCATAAAGTTCATGGGTGTCTTCGTTTTGTTTACATTAAATGTATGgtctaaaaattaataaaaatatgtacaaataaCACACTCACTTTGGTCAGACAAGCAGCCATTTACTCATTGACTTTTCGACGAAAATGTATAAATGTTTGCAACTTTTTCTAAATCATTTATTAATATGAACACGAATTCGATAAATTGAAGTAATATACATAACTTTCGAAGCCCTAAGAAACAACGCATTGAATCGCGTTACATATTCAGAATTTGTATAATTATCGATACAATCAATGTACCTCGTATCTAGGAGATTAAAAAACGTTGCGTCGCACATTTGTagcaataattttattaactttAAAAATGGTTTCAAAATAGAAACCATATCGAGGTTTCAAAAGCTACACATCAGTTCAATAAATCCAAAAGTATCAACGATCTTACAGCCTTACGAAATTTACGTTAACATCCGAAGATGACTTAGAAAAGATTGAGAACTCTTTCTTACGTTTTCGTTAAAGGGTCGTAGAATTAATAAATGACCGCTTGTTCGAGCAAAATCAGTGTGGTTGTTCAAAGCACACCGAGCAGGGTTGTAAAAATTGTgcgtttattaattaataaacgtAATTACATAAAATTTCCTTTCAAGTTGGTTCGTGCTGCacgattaattttttcgaaCTGGCACGGTTCCCTTACTCCCTCCTGCCGCCCAAATACCAACGAAACTTGGAATAGATGGTACGttatataaaagaaacgaagtgtGGAGCCCccgtgtttcgagaaacagcCGTAGATTTTCGAGACTAATTGTCGCCTGAATCTTTCGAAAGGTTTGGCGGCTTTCCGGCACTCCCGTCGAATCCgcgataccgctgtaatccaatACGACCCAGAAGTACCATTGGTGCCTCGGGTCACGAGGTGGAAGAGGGAGATGTAGAGATTTTGCGGACGATGTAGATATATTCGGAGGAATTTCGTAGCAAAAATAACTGCGGTAGACTACCGGTGGCTGCTCGGCAGGGACGCGTCAGAGAGAATTCGAAACTTTCATAAGATAAACGCGCACTTTGCCCGCGTCTACCTTCGTTTTTCAATTCTTCGCTGCTTTCGTCCAAGTTTCCGGCCATTAGTATCGGCGTAACCAAGTTACAGACGAACAGTCGAACCGATGGCACACGAGAGTCTTCCGCTCTCGTGGAATTGATCGATGTTTTTCATCATTTTGTCCAcgcgaaaaaaggaagaagaaaaagaaagagagatagaaatgaaaaaaaaaagtaacggtaCACCGAAACTTTTCATTGCACTCGTCGAACAAATTTACCGGTAATAAAACTTTTCGTACTTTTTACGACGCGCGATACTTTACGAGTGTAGGTTTGCGTCCGCGTCGTATTTGTAGTTCGTTATTTATTCTTAATTGTGAGTCACGGTTACCGCGTGTTATCGCGTTGCTTGCTCGCGATAAAAACGACgcaattaagaaaataaaaatttatttcgcgaacggtgtttaaacaaatattgttcCGTTTACTTCCTCGAGGATGGTACTCCACGTGTACGTTTAGTTTTCAACTTACTCAACGTACAGAAAAGAACCGTTAAATAGTGTATAAATTCTTAAGTAATTAAATTCTTCGATGATGTTGTACGGTAGAATTGTGTATGCGAGTCAAACATCGGTCTgagtttttatttaattcgttgCAAAACAATTCGCTCTTGAGGAGGTTAATCGAAATGTAAGTAATAATCGTAGAATAATGACATAAAATTCATCAACGTTGtacatttacaaaaatacattctACTTGGAGTACTTTAGCTCTAAGATGTTCTTTTATTGTAAAGAATGTAATGGAACGAAATGTTTTCCAAACGAATTGATCCAAGATAAATGGTTCTACTTTTTACTGGCACGTAAGAAACATTCGTACGAATTATAGATTATGTTGAATTATAGATTGTGTTAATTACATTGGATTGTCTTTACCAACCACGATActctttttatcgttcgattgttAATTGCACGTTTTCTTTCaagtttaataaattatttttgacacgattatttgaaaaatgtattgtaTCTTTTAGCCTGCGTTATTAAAATCTGTTTGCTCTCGATTCATTAAGTAACCGCAAAATGTTACGTTCGAGTATTCGTCAAAATTATCAAAAAAGTTCGACAACAATTTAAACAATGTATACATTAATAATAGACAAAATATTACTAATTTTCTTTCCGAACCGTTTCACGGGAAACATTATTCGTTTGTTATCTCTAGCTCTGGAATATATTAAATCGACGAAAAGGAATCGTTCACACCGATCACCTGGTCATATTCAATATTCAAAATGCACCCTTCGATTTGTGACGAATGCAATAGTTACGTTACAGTTAAGCGTATTATTCTCACGTTGGATAAGCTATTATAGCATCCCCCGCGAGTGGTTGTGTACACGGTAAACAAGTCGTTTCTATTTCTAAGActcgtatacatatgtatgtcagTGAACTCGAAGTACTGTGTTTCGTGTCTCTCGAGGGGGGCAATAAATGTAACGGATCGCGTTTAAGGCGAGCATGATCGATGGGTACTTCTCT contains:
- the LOC143149333 gene encoding uncharacterized protein LOC143149333, whose product is MADVRRCSSAKMEAIIFPRAQKRKTVRYEREETSVRVFVIVKSVIPIALGMTENASIQYFRDNGRRNQFSQWTLLQVPFLRSIDRSERYCATTKEIVMIDCVSGVAVVARTTGCVCNVYSNVTLIFRLSDSLGKKLSVTRILILIYFIMF